The proteins below are encoded in one region of Lactuca sativa cultivar Salinas chromosome 3, Lsat_Salinas_v11, whole genome shotgun sequence:
- the LOC128133037 gene encoding uncharacterized protein LOC128133037: MGFSWAILLYLMADVMGLGHGGDGAGDPPPPVGFGRGQHEQDAELPKKRRGLAKNIQLSKIIRANKGKPVDLDFDRELTYSPVGNHGNWFTREIGKYIWMNIPLNVSGWDNVSPALRNATVVHLKNKFDLDKVNLDPERAQLLQSIDATLQRIYRGRKNKAHTYFENVGGLTDIPRALANPPDGMSRENWAQAVEHFQNS; the protein is encoded by the exons ATGGGGTTTAGTTGGGCGATACTCTTGTACCTGATGGCAGATGTTATGGGTTTAGGACATGGAGGTGATGGAGCCGGGGATCCACCACCTCCCGTAGGCTTTGGTCGTGGTCAACACGAACAGGATG cTGAGCTCCCTAAAAAAAGAAGAGGCCTAGCAAAAAACATTCAACTATCAAAGATAATAAGGGCAAACAAGGGAAAGCCTGTAGATTTGGATTTCGATAGGGAGCTGACATATTCCCCTGTCGGGAACCATGGTAATTGGTTTACCCGTGAGATTGGGAAGTATATATGGATGAACATCCCTTTGAACGTATCTGGTTGGGATAATGTTTCCCCCGCTTTAAGGAATGCCACAGTGGTTCATTTAAAG AATAAGTTTGATTTAGACAAGGTTAACTTGGATCCCGAGCGTGCTCAGTTGTTGCAGAGCATTGATGCGACCTTGCAAAGAATTTATAGAGGCCGAAAAAATAAAGCGCATACTTATTTTGAGAATGTCGGGGGGCTTACAGATATCCCAAGGGCATTAGCCAACCCCCCCGATGGTATGTCACGTGAAAATTGGGCACAAGCAGTCGAGCATTTTCAAAACTCCTGA